One Falsihalocynthiibacter arcticus DNA segment encodes these proteins:
- a CDS encoding glycerol-3-phosphate dehydrogenase/oxidase — protein MSFQRQESKNALAQNPDFDVIILGGGINGIGVFRDLALQGLRVLLVERNDFCSGCSAAPSRMIHGGLRYLENGEFNLVQESVTERDALLRNAPHYVRPLPTTIPITSWLTGTMNAATSFLGGSGQPSRRGALPIKLGLSLYDWVTRKNRTLPKHQFHSAKTTRKERPWLMQGLRCSATFYDAWISHPERLGLELIQDARAENPNAIALNYAELSPSEVRFTVKDNLGTERFQITGRALVNATGAWLDQTIAALDPEARTKEPLVSGTKGSHLILNNPDLMTALDGHMIYFENEDGRVCIVFPYLGKVLAGSTDIRVDEPVRVRCSPKERDYILASLARVFPHLNVSKDQIAFSYSGIRPLPKSTQDFTGRISRGHATKRLDGHVPQFCMVGGKWTTFRAFAEQTTDDVLAELGATRTVSTRNLAIGGGKGCADAQDEPAQALARKTLVEEYKITPERAAHLAASYGTGARKILEYCDQYPNDAPLVVGSNYTHGEIAYLAEHEFVVTLADVVLRRTVLAITGQISSEIIDQICEILAQHLEWSPKETSYQRTALLTELDDFHDVSPLVLDNRNNIRK, from the coding sequence ATGTCTTTTCAACGCCAAGAGAGCAAAAACGCATTGGCCCAAAATCCAGATTTTGACGTCATTATTCTGGGTGGTGGTATCAATGGCATCGGAGTTTTTCGCGATCTTGCGTTGCAAGGGCTTCGGGTGCTTTTGGTTGAGCGGAACGATTTTTGCTCGGGGTGCAGTGCGGCGCCGTCGCGGATGATCCACGGTGGCTTGCGCTATCTTGAGAACGGGGAATTCAACCTCGTTCAGGAATCCGTCACGGAACGGGACGCCTTGTTGCGCAACGCGCCGCATTATGTGCGCCCACTCCCCACCACCATTCCGATCACGTCGTGGCTCACCGGAACGATGAACGCCGCAACCTCATTTCTGGGTGGTTCTGGCCAACCCTCACGGCGCGGCGCCTTGCCGATCAAACTTGGCCTGTCGCTCTATGATTGGGTCACGCGCAAAAACCGTACTTTGCCAAAACATCAATTTCACAGCGCTAAAACCACCCGCAAAGAGCGCCCGTGGTTGATGCAGGGTTTGCGGTGTTCGGCCACATTTTATGATGCATGGATAAGCCATCCGGAACGGCTTGGTTTGGAGTTGATCCAAGACGCCCGTGCGGAAAACCCGAACGCCATCGCACTCAATTACGCGGAATTATCCCCGTCAGAGGTTAGGTTTACGGTCAAAGATAATTTGGGCACTGAGCGTTTTCAAATCACCGGCCGCGCTTTGGTGAACGCCACGGGAGCATGGCTTGATCAGACAATCGCCGCTCTCGATCCAGAGGCACGCACCAAAGAGCCGCTGGTTTCGGGCACCAAAGGATCCCATTTAATCCTCAACAATCCAGATCTTATGACAGCTCTTGATGGGCATATGATCTATTTTGAGAACGAAGATGGTCGGGTTTGCATCGTGTTTCCCTACCTTGGCAAAGTTCTCGCGGGATCGACCGATATTCGTGTTGATGAACCCGTACGGGTGCGATGTTCGCCCAAAGAACGCGACTATATTCTGGCGTCCCTTGCGCGGGTTTTTCCCCACCTTAATGTCTCCAAAGACCAAATCGCCTTTAGTTATAGCGGCATACGCCCGTTGCCAAAAAGCACCCAAGATTTCACCGGACGCATTTCGCGTGGCCATGCGACGAAACGTTTGGATGGCCACGTTCCACAATTCTGTATGGTGGGTGGAAAATGGACGACTTTTCGCGCGTTTGCCGAGCAGACTACCGATGACGTTCTTGCGGAACTAGGAGCCACGCGCACCGTTTCAACCCGTAATTTGGCCATTGGTGGGGGCAAAGGCTGCGCCGATGCACAGGACGAACCCGCGCAGGCCTTGGCACGAAAAACCCTTGTCGAGGAATATAAAATCACACCCGAACGCGCCGCACATTTGGCGGCCTCTTATGGGACGGGGGCGCGCAAAATACTTGAATATTGTGATCAATATCCGAACGACGCACCCCTTGTCGTAGGCTCAAATTACACCCACGGCGAAATTGCCTATCTCGCGGAACATGAGTTCGTGGTCACATTGGCCGATGTCGTATTGCGGCGTACGGTTTTGGCAATCACAGGACAGATCAGTTCGGAGATTATCGACCAAATTTGCGAAATTTTGGCGCAGCACCTTGAGTGGTCGCCCAAAGAAACATCCTACCAGCGCACGGCGCTCCTCACGGAGCTAGACGACTTTCACGATGTGTCGCCACTCGTGCTGGACAACCGAAACAACATAAGGAAATGA
- a CDS encoding ABC transporter permease, with amino-acid sequence MIIIFVITVIVFDYLLRRTTLFRKVFYTGSNERAAAYSGIRTKKVVFLTTTLCSALCGVAGIIYMSRFGSAQPTFGLGMELNVIAAAVIGGPV; translated from the coding sequence GTGATCATTATCTTCGTTATCACGGTGATTGTGTTTGATTACCTGCTGCGGCGCACAACTCTGTTTCGCAAGGTGTTTTACACCGGAAGTAACGAACGCGCCGCCGCCTATTCGGGCATTCGCACCAAGAAAGTGGTGTTCCTAACGACGACCCTTTGTTCGGCTCTTTGTGGTGTTGCGGGTATCATTTATATGTCGCGCTTTGGTTCGGCCCAGCCAACATTTGGGCTTGGAATGGAGCTGAATGTGATCGCTGCTGCGGTCATCGGGGGGCCAGTCTGA
- a CDS encoding sugar ABC transporter ATP-binding protein: MTEELLLKISNVSKSFGPIRALKGVNFDLRKGEIHALAGENGAGKSTLMNIIDGILQPDSGEILIDGKAEIITSPTRAQQLGIGFVHQEIALCPDVNVAENIFMSVTNMSSSFLMNYKELHDKADKVLSQLCTISPSTMVRDLSISNQQLVEIAKALTLDCRVLILDEPTAALTEKEAQILFGIMRKLADQGIAIVYISHRMVEIFDNCDRVTVFRDGEFIETRNVAEITPGDVVNAMVGRVIDTLYPEKLTPEEATDEIILDVQNLSDGKRFFDVNFQLKKGEILGIGGLIGAGRSEIAKGVCRLETEVTGETTLKSAPLKPKDYRESIEAGVVYLSEDRKGDGIFLDMAISANVSALNLTQVATPTGIISVPAEEKQAAALGKKLNLKYGRLSDPVSSLSGGNQQKVAIAKMLSVDPRLIFLDEPTRGVDVGAKVEIHAILRGLARSGVGIVVISSELPELIGLCDRVMVVREGRISGEVTGDELTEKNIMRLASVLDASSLNENKGI, from the coding sequence ATGACCGAAGAACTGCTTCTTAAAATCTCAAATGTTTCCAAGTCTTTCGGGCCAATACGGGCTTTGAAGGGCGTGAATTTCGACCTGCGCAAGGGTGAAATTCATGCATTGGCGGGCGAGAACGGCGCTGGGAAGTCGACATTGATGAACATCATCGATGGGATCCTACAGCCAGACAGCGGCGAAATCCTGATTGACGGAAAAGCCGAAATAATTACGTCGCCAACGCGTGCGCAGCAACTCGGTATCGGGTTTGTGCATCAGGAAATTGCCCTCTGTCCCGATGTAAATGTCGCCGAGAATATTTTCATGTCTGTGACGAATATGAGTTCGTCTTTTTTGATGAATTACAAAGAGTTGCACGACAAAGCTGACAAGGTTCTTTCACAACTTTGTACGATATCGCCCTCGACAATGGTGCGGGATTTGTCGATTTCAAACCAACAACTGGTGGAAATTGCCAAGGCGCTGACACTGGATTGTCGAGTTCTCATTCTGGATGAACCCACCGCCGCGTTGACCGAAAAAGAAGCGCAGATTCTGTTTGGAATTATGCGTAAACTCGCAGATCAGGGCATTGCGATTGTCTATATCTCGCATCGCATGGTCGAAATTTTCGATAATTGCGACCGCGTCACTGTCTTTCGCGACGGGGAGTTTATCGAGACCCGAAATGTCGCCGAAATTACCCCGGGAGATGTAGTGAATGCCATGGTTGGACGGGTGATTGATACGCTCTATCCAGAGAAATTAACCCCTGAGGAGGCCACAGACGAGATCATTCTTGATGTGCAAAACCTCTCGGATGGGAAGCGCTTTTTTGATGTGAACTTCCAACTCAAAAAGGGTGAGATCCTCGGGATCGGCGGGCTAATTGGGGCAGGGCGCAGCGAAATTGCCAAGGGCGTTTGCCGTTTGGAAACCGAAGTGACGGGCGAAACGACACTCAAATCTGCGCCCCTGAAACCAAAAGATTATCGCGAGAGCATTGAGGCGGGTGTGGTCTATCTTTCTGAAGACCGCAAAGGCGACGGAATTTTCCTTGATATGGCGATCTCGGCCAATGTTTCGGCGCTCAATTTAACCCAAGTGGCCACGCCAACGGGTATCATCAGTGTGCCCGCAGAAGAAAAACAAGCCGCCGCCTTGGGCAAGAAGCTCAACCTGAAATACGGCCGATTGAGCGATCCAGTTTCCTCGCTTTCGGGGGGAAATCAACAAAAAGTGGCCATCGCCAAAATGCTGTCTGTCGACCCGCGCCTGATCTTTTTAGACGAGCCAACGCGCGGCGTGGATGTGGGCGCAAAAGTAGAGATACACGCCATTCTGCGCGGTTTGGCGCGGTCGGGCGTCGGGATTGTTGTCATTTCATCGGAACTGCCGGAGTTGATTGGCCTTTGTGATCGGGTGATGGTTGTGCGCGAAGGCCGTATCAGCGGCGAAGTCACGGGCGACGAATTGACGGAAAAAAATATCATGCGCTTAGCCTCTGTTTTAGACGCAAGCAGCTTGAACGAAAATAAGGGAATATGA
- a CDS encoding ABC transporter permease produces MKTSTLTETDMPISHGFLGRMLRMRETGLIGIILVMFVVMSFASPYFLTWINMRAMVMAFAVEGIVVIGMTILLISGGIDLSVGSVTALAMVVAGWLFLAGVDPWVASAIAIAVCTGIGAIMGFFVTRVGLHHFIVSLAVMVIARGVCLLGTGGVRLACSPCRQNSNSSGRGLLDRYP; encoded by the coding sequence GTGAAAACTTCCACATTAACAGAAACAGATATGCCTATTTCCCACGGTTTCTTGGGGCGGATGTTGCGCATGCGGGAAACCGGTCTGATCGGGATTATCCTCGTTATGTTCGTGGTGATGTCCTTTGCGTCGCCCTATTTCCTGACGTGGATTAACATGCGGGCCATGGTGATGGCCTTCGCCGTTGAGGGGATTGTGGTCATTGGTATGACCATTCTGTTGATTTCCGGCGGTATCGATCTTTCGGTCGGATCGGTCACGGCGCTGGCGATGGTTGTTGCGGGCTGGCTGTTCTTGGCGGGGGTTGATCCTTGGGTCGCCTCGGCGATTGCGATTGCGGTTTGTACCGGCATTGGCGCGATCATGGGGTTCTTTGTGACCCGCGTCGGTTTGCACCATTTCATTGTTTCTCTAGCGGTTATGGTTATTGCGCGCGGCGTGTGTTTGCTGGGCACGGGGGGCGTCCGCTTGGCTTGTTCACCTTGCCGCCAGAATTCAAATTCATCGGGCAGGGGTCTATTGGACCGATACCCTTAG
- a CDS encoding sugar-binding transcriptional regulator — MNASSPNYETARQIQAVLVLHFIEGLKQSEIAARFNLSTSKVNRLIAQGRKMGMVKIDIESRFQHLIDYENRLIASTCLTGAVITPTASGNPDTTLQQVGRAAANLLLETVRDGDVIAITGGKAVSAVIENLMPDTLRDVTVVPLTGGVQGKYFTDVNHLATRLAERLGGKAMLVHAPLFAETRGQRDMILEIGPVKDVFDLARRADVALLGVGSMEPAGSSYYDLNPVPEADRKMLVGVGVVAELMAHLIRDNGEVADYPLNNRLVALNPNDLAGCGRTIGVASGQEKARPIRAALNGGYLDALVMDEETALTVLNNEKRSDNVA; from the coding sequence ATGAATGCCTCTAGTCCCAATTATGAAACTGCGCGCCAAATCCAAGCGGTCCTTGTGCTTCATTTTATCGAAGGGCTCAAGCAATCTGAAATTGCTGCGCGCTTTAATCTTTCGACGTCAAAAGTGAACCGATTGATCGCGCAGGGCCGCAAAATGGGTATGGTTAAAATCGACATCGAAAGCCGGTTTCAACATTTGATTGACTATGAAAATCGCTTGATTGCCTCGACCTGTTTGACGGGCGCTGTGATCACCCCCACGGCTTCGGGAAACCCTGACACAACCTTGCAACAAGTGGGGCGGGCTGCGGCCAACCTCTTGCTGGAAACTGTGCGCGATGGCGACGTGATTGCGATCACAGGCGGGAAGGCCGTGAGTGCCGTGATCGAAAACCTGATGCCCGACACGTTGCGCGATGTGACGGTTGTGCCGCTAACGGGCGGGGTGCAGGGCAAGTATTTCACCGACGTGAACCACCTCGCAACGCGCTTGGCTGAACGGCTTGGCGGCAAGGCGATGTTGGTGCATGCGCCTTTGTTTGCTGAGACGCGCGGCCAGCGGGACATGATTTTGGAGATCGGTCCCGTGAAGGATGTTTTTGATTTGGCGCGCCGCGCTGATGTGGCTCTACTGGGGGTCGGTTCCATGGAGCCTGCGGGATCGAGTTACTATGATTTGAACCCCGTTCCCGAAGCGGATCGCAAAATGCTGGTCGGCGTCGGCGTCGTGGCGGAATTGATGGCGCATCTTATTCGCGACAACGGCGAAGTTGCGGATTACCCGCTCAATAATCGCCTTGTGGCGCTCAACCCAAACGATCTCGCAGGATGTGGACGCACAATTGGCGTCGCCTCGGGACAGGAAAAAGCGCGGCCTATTCGCGCGGCGCTTAACGGTGGTTATCTCGATGCTTTGGTCATGGATGAAGAGACCGCTTTAACAGTTTTAAATAATGAAAAGAGATCAGACAATGTTGCATGA
- a CDS encoding class I fructose-bisphosphate aldolase, producing MRPNTKARMNRLFTHGGCLDVAIDHGVCNEPSFMVGLEDMPAVMNALIAAKPDAIQCAYGQADLLQARPEKDKPALVMRIDMGNPYNDQRHSVMWSMLQNADEPIIGALQMDAAAVVVNLFMLPDEPELFRQCIENISRVRASCEKYGMPLMIEPLVMLPNDVRGGYQVDGDAEKIVTLTRLASEMGADIIKADPTANPEDFHRVVEAARVPVLVRGGGKEDLKKVLEKSAAIVAQGAKGMVYGRNIYQHDNPKAVVAALMAIIHNSASGEEAWDVYNNG from the coding sequence ATGAGACCAAATACAAAAGCCCGCATGAACCGTTTGTTCACCCATGGTGGATGCCTAGACGTGGCCATTGATCACGGCGTGTGCAATGAACCCAGTTTTATGGTCGGGCTTGAGGATATGCCTGCGGTTATGAATGCCCTGATCGCCGCCAAACCCGATGCGATCCAATGCGCTTATGGGCAGGCCGATTTGCTGCAAGCGCGTCCGGAAAAAGACAAACCCGCATTGGTGATGCGGATCGACATGGGCAATCCCTATAACGATCAACGCCACAGTGTCATGTGGTCGATGCTTCAGAATGCCGACGAGCCGATCATTGGCGCGTTGCAGATGGACGCCGCGGCCGTGGTGGTCAATTTGTTTATGTTGCCCGATGAGCCGGAATTGTTCCGCCAATGCATTGAAAACATTAGCCGTGTTCGGGCATCTTGCGAAAAATACGGCATGCCTCTGATGATTGAACCCTTGGTGATGTTGCCCAATGACGTACGCGGCGGCTATCAAGTGGATGGCGACGCGGAAAAAATCGTGACCTTGACGCGACTTGCCTCTGAGATGGGGGCGGACATCATCAAAGCCGATCCAACGGCAAACCCCGAAGATTTCCATCGCGTTGTTGAAGCGGCACGGGTTCCGGTATTGGTGCGCGGCGGCGGCAAAGAGGACCTCAAAAAGGTTCTGGAAAAATCGGCGGCCATCGTGGCGCAAGGGGCCAAAGGAATGGTCTATGGCCGCAATATTTATCAGCATGACAACCCAAAAGCCGTGGTTGCGGCCTTGATGGCAATCATCCACAATAGTGCGAGCGGCGAAGAAGCCTGGGATGTGTATAACAATGGCTGA
- a CDS encoding aldo/keto reductase: MLHDMLTRTIGKSGIEASAIGLGTWAIGGWAWGGTDEAKSIAAIQASIDEGVSLIDTAPAYGLGVAEDIVGKAIKTRRDKVVLATKCGLVWHTRKGNHFFDEDGAPVHRYLGKDAIIYEVEQSLTRLRTDYIDHYITHWQDPTTPIDETMEALELLKKQGKIRSIGASNTSLEDVKSYVAAGQLDGLQEEFSMVQRGVDKTLLPIAIENGVSVLSYSSLALGLLSGKITPDRQFEGDDLRIGNPRFSQDNRKKIKALMDEITPIAAQHDATLAQTVIAWTLQQPGITFSLCGARNVEQARENAKAGRLRLSAEDLKAINTAADQHLQNLDA, translated from the coding sequence ATGTTGCATGATATGCTGACGCGAACCATTGGGAAAAGTGGCATTGAGGCCTCGGCGATTGGCCTTGGCACGTGGGCGATTGGTGGCTGGGCATGGGGCGGAACCGACGAAGCCAAATCCATCGCGGCGATTCAGGCCTCCATTGACGAAGGTGTGAGCTTGATTGATACCGCGCCCGCCTATGGGCTGGGCGTGGCCGAGGACATCGTTGGCAAAGCGATCAAGACACGGCGCGATAAAGTGGTTCTCGCCACCAAATGCGGGCTTGTTTGGCACACGCGAAAGGGCAACCATTTCTTTGATGAGGATGGCGCGCCTGTGCACCGATATTTGGGCAAAGACGCCATTATCTATGAGGTAGAACAAAGCCTTACGCGCTTGCGTACCGACTATATTGATCATTACATCACCCATTGGCAAGATCCGACAACACCCATTGACGAGACGATGGAAGCGCTAGAACTCTTGAAGAAACAGGGCAAAATTCGTTCCATTGGGGCGAGTAATACATCCCTTGAAGACGTCAAATCCTATGTCGCGGCGGGACAACTTGATGGCCTCCAAGAAGAATTCAGCATGGTTCAGCGTGGGGTCGATAAAACCTTGTTGCCGATTGCGATTGAGAATGGCGTGTCGGTTTTGAGCTATTCGTCGCTTGCCTTAGGGCTTCTGTCGGGGAAAATTACTCCAGACCGTCAATTTGAAGGCGATGACCTGCGCATAGGTAACCCGCGCTTTTCGCAAGATAACCGCAAGAAAATCAAAGCATTGATGGATGAAATTACGCCTATTGCAGCGCAGCATGACGCGACTTTGGCCCAAACGGTAATTGCTTGGACGCTCCAACAACCCGGCATCACATTCTCCCTTTGTGGCGCACGAAATGTCGAGCAAGCCCGTGAAAACGCAAAAGCCGGACGCCTGCGCTTAAGTGCGGAAGATTTGAAAGCCATTAATACTGCCGCTGACCAACATTTACAAAACCTAGACGCCTAA
- a CDS encoding FGGY-family carbohydrate kinase: protein MAETSKYVLGLDAGNTVIKAVLFGLKGNQIALCALDGHSTTPEPGHVERDLNELWANAQQAIRGCIDKAGISPEQIVGVGCAGHGNGLYLLDQEGAPLIGIQSLDTRAAGLATELSQQVGAQLHALCLQKPWPSQTPTLLAWVKQNQPDVYARIGTVLLCKDFITYKLTGRRVSDQSDMSGAGLTRMPDCCYDDELLALYGLSDARDLLPDLLESSDIVGGLSDAAASTTGLAAGTPVIAGYFDVVSSALGSGVVTAGEASIIVGTWGVNQVFSKEPVRDDSVFMVTGFGPERFVNIESSATSAANLEWYVREFVERGGHHDAPFDFCNDRLGEVTPRLDDPFYHPFLYGARLGADYRAGFYGLAGWHTEGNMLRALFEGVMFEHKRHISVLKKAGASFNHAVLSGGGARSPHWPQMFSDCLNVPITVAQAQETGALGAAIGAGVATGNFPDYEAAVSAMTRPARNYKPDPSKRDFYEKRYAAWLDLTERMRGFWSNLNDAS, encoded by the coding sequence ATGGCTGAGACATCAAAATATGTGCTGGGACTGGACGCTGGGAACACGGTGATCAAGGCGGTTTTGTTTGGCCTGAAGGGCAATCAAATCGCGCTTTGTGCGCTGGACGGGCATTCGACCACACCAGAGCCAGGACATGTCGAGCGTGATTTGAACGAACTCTGGGCCAATGCACAGCAGGCCATTCGGGGCTGTATTGACAAAGCTGGGATTTCGCCTGAGCAAATTGTCGGGGTTGGCTGTGCTGGGCATGGCAACGGGCTTTATCTTTTGGATCAAGAAGGCGCGCCCCTGATTGGGATTCAGTCCCTAGACACGCGGGCCGCAGGTTTGGCGACGGAATTATCGCAACAGGTTGGGGCGCAATTACACGCGTTGTGTTTGCAGAAACCTTGGCCGTCGCAAACGCCCACATTGTTGGCGTGGGTGAAGCAGAACCAGCCAGATGTTTATGCACGTATTGGCACAGTTTTGCTGTGTAAAGATTTCATCACCTACAAATTAACGGGACGGCGGGTGAGCGATCAATCCGACATGAGTGGCGCAGGCCTCACGCGGATGCCCGACTGCTGCTACGACGATGAATTGCTTGCGCTTTATGGTCTTTCGGATGCACGCGATTTACTGCCGGACCTGTTGGAATCCTCGGACATCGTTGGCGGCCTTTCGGACGCCGCCGCCAGCACCACCGGATTGGCGGCGGGGACTCCGGTGATTGCAGGGTATTTCGATGTGGTTTCGAGCGCGCTGGGATCAGGAGTTGTAACGGCGGGCGAGGCCTCGATCATCGTGGGAACGTGGGGCGTCAATCAGGTATTTTCCAAGGAACCCGTTCGCGACGACAGTGTTTTCATGGTGACAGGATTTGGGCCAGAACGCTTTGTTAATATCGAGTCCAGCGCCACCTCGGCGGCGAACTTGGAATGGTACGTACGCGAATTTGTGGAACGTGGTGGGCACCATGACGCCCCCTTTGATTTTTGTAACGATCGCTTGGGCGAGGTCACACCGCGCCTTGATGATCCGTTTTATCATCCCTTTTTATACGGCGCGCGCTTGGGCGCGGATTACCGTGCAGGATTTTACGGCCTTGCAGGATGGCACACCGAAGGCAACATGCTGCGCGCCTTGTTTGAGGGTGTGATGTTTGAACATAAACGCCATATTTCCGTGCTTAAAAAGGCCGGTGCCAGCTTTAATCACGCGGTTTTGTCTGGCGGCGGGGCACGCAGTCCCCATTGGCCACAGATGTTTTCCGACTGTCTGAATGTACCGATTACCGTTGCCCAAGCACAAGAAACAGGCGCGTTAGGCGCGGCCATCGGCGCGGGCGTAGCCACTGGCAATTTTCCCGATTATGAGGCCGCGGTGAGCGCAATGACTCGGCCTGCAAGAAACTACAAACCCGACCCAAGCAAACGGGATTTTTACGAAAAACGCTATGCGGCATGGCTTGATCTGACCGAGCGCATGCGTGGATTTTGGAGCAATCTTAATGACGCAAGTTGA